In Candidatus Defluviilinea proxima, a single genomic region encodes these proteins:
- a CDS encoding GNAT family N-acetyltransferase, producing the protein MKNPRPDIENWWAVEAMIASYNHVYHVIYKTKYKALGPIGVSIYDGAPIASFQYEFLALSADTASVIKAVQDYPISDDKQYIIDVFHPTPSSATLKEQYSKSSYEFVRTGPILGLELPIKATTIPNNVHEAKTIQDAEIANHNLITEGERIYVPTLLDKNIHSFYVEHEGESVGWLQLVTVKPGIGYINQLYVLKDYRNRKYGTALVQHAHAFAIQHGLKHMVLIPSDQAMHLYRRLGYSPLLYFTAFRPSGGWHE; encoded by the coding sequence ATGAAGAATCCGAGACCCGATATCGAAAACTGGTGGGCTGTTGAGGCGATGATCGCATCCTACAATCATGTGTATCACGTCATCTACAAGACAAAATACAAAGCACTCGGCCCCATCGGCGTATCGATCTATGATGGTGCACCGATCGCGTCCTTTCAATACGAGTTCCTCGCCCTAAGCGCAGACACTGCATCCGTGATCAAAGCAGTACAAGACTACCCCATCTCCGACGACAAACAATACATCATCGACGTATTTCATCCCACGCCTTCCAGCGCGACCTTGAAAGAACAATATTCAAAGTCTTCTTACGAGTTCGTGCGTACTGGCCCCATCCTCGGGCTGGAACTCCCCATCAAAGCCACCACTATTCCCAACAACGTACACGAGGCCAAAACCATACAAGATGCCGAAATCGCCAATCACAACCTCATCACAGAAGGCGAGCGCATCTACGTGCCAACTTTGCTCGATAAAAACATTCACTCCTTTTATGTGGAACATGAAGGCGAGTCTGTTGGGTGGCTCCAACTGGTGACAGTTAAGCCCGGTATCGGTTATATTAACCAACTATATGTTCTTAAAGACTATCGCAACCGCAAATACGGCACGGCGCTCGTCCAGCACGCGCACGCATTTGCCATCCAACACGGACTGAAACATATGGTATTGATCCCCTCAGACCAAGCCATGCACTTATACCGACGTTTGGGCTACAGCCCATTGCTATATTTCACGGCATTTCGTCCCAGCGGCGGTTGGCATGAATAA
- a CDS encoding glycoside hydrolase family 6 protein: protein MSRTMKTSSLFLTLLTITVLIAGMFLPTQTVQAISTPWLSVSGRYIKDPQGNNVVLRGVSLVDIGEVNLGRTRNAVQLINMATNESDGWYARVVRLPVYPNAIDSSPGWLANPDAYFNNHLNPAIQNCVARQIYCIIDWHYISDYNNSTVDTATRAFWNYVAPRYANTPNVIFELYNEPVNPDNWTTWKQWAQPWVDIIRSHAPNNLILIGGPRWSQNLSSAASSPFVGNNLVYVAHIYPEHGGQSNWDSWFGNAANSVPFFVTEWGWIQGGATPTSGTLSGYGIPFSNYMESKGLSWTAWVFDQYWDPKMWDENWNLLGGENYMGEYTKQLLFDKRNNGLPGSGTSTNTPVPASLTASRTNTPPGPTNTAVSGGAIKVQLSGSGTDNNQQSGFNLRVRNTGASAVSNISMRVYFTLDGSQAASTYVLEKYYDQSSAATISGPTQLSGSTYYFTVNYGTASLAAGAAWDFNTALHLNNWASNYSSSNDWWRSTGTLPTSYTDWSNIPAYVSGTRIWGVEPGGSTSTNTPVPATATKTNTPVGPTATKTNTPIGPTATRTNTSVPPTATSSGSGICSVTYTKSNDWGTGFGANVTINNTGSSAINGWTLTWTFGGNQTITNLWNGAYTQSGASVSVKDLGYNGNIPVGGNTSFGFNANYTGTNANPTNFAVNGSSCGGGGGPTNTPISPTVTPSRTNTPIGPTATPSRTNTPIPPTNTPGGPTNTPTFTPTASVTPTNPPAGTHLANPFVGATFYKNVDYVASVTAAGNTVGGTLGAKMKQVANYPTFVWLDSIDAVNGTNGYARSLASHLDQALAQGANAIGIVVYDLPNRDCSALASNGELLIANNGLNRYKTEYIDAIYATVSQAKYANLRIVMVIEPDSLPNLITNLSFAKCSEAQSTGAYVQGVQYAIGKLRSISNTYAYIDVAHAAWLGWDSNFTPFVNLIKDMGAGISGGNSKVDGFISNTANYNPVDEPFMDANTQVGGQPVRSLQSWYDWNIYIDELPYLAALKTALTTGANAYPSDIGMLIDTSRNGWGGPNRPTAASTSTDLKTFVMATRVDKRNHKGNWCNQSGAGIGERPTVNPVAGIEAYVWVKPPGESDGSSSLIPIGPDNPGGKGFDRMCDPTYTGNTLNGNTLTNALPNAPVSGRWFEAQFEELVANAYPPFP, encoded by the coding sequence ATGTCTCGTACGATGAAAACAAGCTCGTTGTTTCTGACATTGCTGACGATCACCGTGTTGATCGCTGGCATGTTCCTCCCGACACAAACCGTGCAGGCCATAAGCACACCGTGGCTGAGTGTTTCGGGCAGGTATATCAAAGACCCGCAGGGCAATAATGTCGTTCTGCGCGGTGTCTCACTGGTCGATATTGGCGAGGTCAACCTTGGACGTACGCGCAATGCCGTCCAGTTGATCAATATGGCCACCAATGAATCGGATGGCTGGTACGCACGTGTGGTGCGTTTGCCGGTCTATCCGAATGCGATCGATAGTTCGCCCGGCTGGCTCGCGAACCCGGATGCTTATTTCAATAACCATCTCAACCCGGCCATCCAGAACTGTGTGGCACGCCAGATCTACTGCATCATTGACTGGCACTATATCAGCGATTACAACAACAGCACCGTTGATACGGCCACGCGGGCGTTCTGGAACTATGTGGCACCACGCTATGCCAATACCCCGAATGTGATCTTCGAGTTGTATAACGAACCGGTCAACCCTGATAACTGGACAACCTGGAAGCAATGGGCGCAACCCTGGGTGGATATCATCCGTTCGCATGCGCCGAACAACCTGATCTTGATCGGCGGGCCACGTTGGTCGCAGAATCTTTCCAGCGCGGCAAGCAGTCCATTCGTTGGAAACAACCTCGTATATGTTGCCCATATTTACCCAGAACACGGCGGACAAAGCAATTGGGATTCGTGGTTCGGCAATGCCGCGAACTCTGTTCCGTTCTTTGTCACTGAGTGGGGTTGGATACAGGGCGGTGCCACCCCAACGAGCGGCACACTTTCAGGCTATGGCATTCCGTTCAGCAACTATATGGAATCAAAAGGCTTGAGCTGGACCGCCTGGGTCTTCGACCAGTATTGGGATCCCAAAATGTGGGATGAGAACTGGAACCTGTTGGGCGGCGAAAACTACATGGGTGAGTACACCAAGCAACTGCTCTTCGACAAGCGCAACAACGGCCTGCCTGGTAGTGGAACTTCCACGAACACACCGGTACCTGCCTCACTCACAGCATCACGCACGAATACCCCGCCGGGACCGACCAATACAGCGGTCAGCGGCGGCGCTATAAAAGTGCAATTAAGTGGATCTGGCACTGATAATAACCAGCAGTCTGGCTTCAACCTACGCGTGCGCAACACGGGCGCCAGTGCCGTCTCTAACATCTCAATGCGCGTCTATTTCACGCTTGATGGTTCACAAGCCGCTTCCACTTATGTGCTTGAAAAGTATTACGATCAATCCAGCGCAGCGACTATCAGCGGGCCCACCCAATTGAGCGGTTCCACTTATTACTTCACTGTCAATTATGGTACTGCTTCACTTGCGGCCGGTGCCGCTTGGGATTTCAATACGGCCCTGCATTTGAATAACTGGGCCAGTAACTATTCATCCAGTAATGATTGGTGGCGTTCCACCGGCACTTTGCCCACCAGTTATACCGACTGGAGCAATATTCCCGCGTATGTAAGCGGTACACGTATCTGGGGAGTTGAACCCGGTGGTTCGACCTCGACTAACACACCGGTCCCGGCAACTGCAACAAAGACCAACACCCCGGTCGGACCAACGGCTACAAAGACGAACACCCCTATCGGCCCCACAGCAACACGCACGAACACATCCGTACCACCCACGGCTACATCCTCGGGCAGTGGCATCTGTTCAGTGACGTATACCAAATCCAATGATTGGGGAACCGGCTTTGGTGCGAATGTCACGATCAACAACACTGGTTCGTCCGCGATCAATGGCTGGACATTGACATGGACATTCGGAGGTAACCAAACAATTACCAATTTATGGAATGGAGCTTACACACAAAGTGGCGCGTCCGTCTCTGTAAAGGATTTGGGCTATAACGGCAACATCCCTGTCGGTGGCAATACCAGCTTTGGTTTCAATGCCAACTACACCGGCACAAACGCCAACCCGACCAACTTTGCGGTCAATGGATCGTCGTGCGGTGGCGGAGGCGGTCCCACTAACACTCCTATCAGCCCGACGGTTACACCTTCGCGCACGAATACACCCATCGGACCAACAGCCACACCGTCACGCACAAACACACCGATCCCACCCACTAATACCCCGGGTGGACCAACCAATACGCCCACATTCACACCGACTGCATCGGTGACTCCCACCAACCCACCAGCGGGAACGCATCTTGCAAACCCGTTTGTTGGTGCAACATTCTATAAGAACGTGGACTATGTCGCATCGGTTACCGCCGCAGGAAACACAGTGGGCGGCACGCTCGGCGCCAAGATGAAACAGGTCGCAAACTACCCGACCTTCGTCTGGCTCGATAGCATTGACGCGGTCAACGGCACAAACGGCTACGCACGCAGTCTCGCCAGTCACTTGGACCAGGCTCTCGCGCAGGGTGCCAACGCCATCGGCATCGTTGTCTACGATCTGCCCAATCGCGATTGTTCTGCTCTGGCTTCCAATGGTGAATTGCTGATCGCTAACAATGGCTTAAATCGTTACAAGACCGAATATATTGACGCGATCTACGCCACCGTCAGTCAGGCCAAATACGCAAACTTGCGCATCGTGATGGTGATCGAACCAGACTCTCTGCCGAACCTCATCACCAATTTGAGCTTCGCCAAGTGCTCTGAAGCACAATCCACTGGCGCATACGTTCAAGGCGTGCAGTATGCCATCGGCAAACTGCGCTCCATAAGCAATACCTACGCCTATATCGACGTAGCCCATGCCGCATGGCTTGGTTGGGATAGCAACTTCACTCCCTTCGTCAACTTGATCAAGGATATGGGCGCTGGTATCTCCGGCGGTAACAGCAAGGTTGATGGCTTTATCAGCAACACAGCCAACTACAACCCGGTCGATGAGCCGTTCATGGATGCGAACACACAAGTCGGTGGACAGCCCGTCCGCTCACTGCAGAGTTGGTACGATTGGAACATCTACATCGATGAACTCCCGTATCTTGCCGCGCTGAAAACTGCTCTCACCACCGGAGCCAATGCCTACCCGTCAGATATCGGCATGTTGATCGACACATCCCGCAACGGTTGGGGTGGCCCGAACCGGCCTACTGCCGCCAGCACCTCCACAGACTTGAAGACCTTCGTCATGGCAACCCGCGTTGACAAACGCAACCATAAAGGTAACTGGTGTAATCAAAGCGGCGCCGGTATCGGCGAACGCCCGACCGTCAATCCGGTCGCTGGCATCGAAGCGTATGTATGGGTCAAGCCTCCAGGTGAATCAGATGGTTCAAGCTCGCTCATCCCCATCGGCCCAGATAACCCCGGCGGCAAGGGCTTCGACCGCATGTGTGACCCGACCTATACAGGCAACACATTGAATGGCAACACATTGACGAATGCCCTGCCCAACGCGCCGGTCTCCGGTCGCTGGTTCGAGGCACAGTTCGAAGAACTGGTCGCCAACGCCTACCCGCCATTCCCATAG
- a CDS encoding GNAT family N-acetyltransferase has protein sequence MPAPFIRLLESPEDMTLVEELQRAVWPGSETDVVPAHIFITAVHNGGFVLGAFVEEELIGFVFGFPGLDFIPDGPRPKHCSHMLGIHPEHRDSGVGFMLKRAQWQMVRKQGIDHITWTYDPLLSRNAYLNITKLGAVCNTYRRAEYGDMRDGLNAGLPSDRLQVDWWVNTRRVQTRLGKRARRPLKLDHFSKAELHPFYTPLRSTPNLIRPPEHFSTLEGPLLLAEIPSDFNAIKEADFALARDWRFFSREVFETTFDANYIITDFIYENGRSFYVLTNGESTLE, from the coding sequence ATGCCTGCTCCTTTCATCCGATTACTTGAATCTCCCGAAGACATGACCCTCGTCGAAGAACTGCAACGTGCCGTCTGGCCCGGCAGTGAAACCGACGTTGTCCCCGCGCATATCTTCATCACAGCCGTTCACAATGGTGGCTTTGTCCTTGGTGCATTCGTCGAAGAAGAACTCATTGGCTTCGTGTTTGGTTTCCCCGGCCTCGATTTCATACCCGATGGCCCACGTCCCAAGCACTGCTCTCACATGCTAGGCATCCACCCTGAGCACCGCGATTCAGGCGTCGGCTTTATGTTGAAGCGCGCCCAATGGCAAATGGTCCGCAAGCAGGGCATCGATCACATCACGTGGACGTATGATCCGCTTTTGAGTCGTAATGCGTATCTCAACATCACAAAGCTTGGTGCGGTCTGTAACACCTATCGTCGCGCTGAATACGGTGACATGCGCGATGGATTGAACGCTGGCCTGCCCTCTGACCGCCTGCAAGTGGATTGGTGGGTCAACACCCGCCGCGTTCAAACGAGACTCGGCAAACGAGCGCGCCGCCCACTGAAACTGGACCACTTCTCGAAGGCCGAGCTCCACCCCTTCTACACGCCTCTTCGTTCAACTCCAAACCTGATCCGCCCACCCGAACATTTCTCCACGCTGGAAGGCCCACTTCTGCTCGCTGAGATTCCATCTGATTTCAACGCCATCAAAGAAGCAGACTTCGCCCTTGCACGCGATTGGCGGTTCTTCTCGCGCGAAGTTTTCGAAACCACCTTCGATGCCAACTACATCATCACCGATTTCATCTATGAAAATGGCCGAAGTTTCTACGTGCTCACCAACGGGGAAAGCACATTAGAGTAG
- a CDS encoding cellulase family glycosylhydrolase, translating into MTHNRIRMSDVKQRAISILGVLVLASILVSSLGISGSSVAAAGTPVVFRVDANGNLTANGVAFRVKGGSWFGLQGRHEPSSDPTNPSGAPMEQYMGNVFWNSSTRTYAGDVAEFKAMGINVVRLPLVTQTLTGTDPQGMAPYLKNTESVRIANSRLALETVIKELDAAGIYVLLDIHSCSNYVDWRKGRLDARPPWVDATRENYDFKREDSSCAATNNPSTVTRIQAYDETKWLADLRTLAGLSSSLGVSNILGIDIFNEPWDYTWTEWKTLSEHAYTAINEVNPNILIFVEGISATAGNQDGTPTTITQVPYGGRIVPNWGGNLYEAGANPPNIPKDRLVFSPHVYGPSVFVGQQFADPAQPACAGLEGDAFGDAKCNIVINPTLLRQGWDDHWGYLKAQGYAVVIGEFGGNMDWPKGKANLRDQARYGYLTDNTTDEQWQNAFVDYLIEKGIADTIYWSINPESGDTGGLYTTPYDPVSNTSGWGAWGPLDARKMTLVRRLWNVPVVAGPTLTPTFTPTACPSCPTNTPTRTPSPTITNTITMTPVNGTLKVQLTGGTDNTQQSAVNLRVRNIGTTAVSNVSMRIYFTLDGSQPASAYVLEKYYDQSSAATISGPTLLSGSTYYFTISYGTASLAAGSSWDFNTAIHLSGWGSNYSSSNDWWRATGTLPTSYTDWATIPAYVNGSISWGTEPGGSPVTPVTPTNTSVTPTATFTRTPTATFTNTPVTNTPTRTNTPSITPTASRTNTPSATPSRTNTPSITPTASRTNTPTNTPTTPTTATCSVTYTNQNDWGSGFTANVTIKNNGTSAINGWTLTWTFAGNQTISNLWNGSYTQSGKNVSVKDLGYNANIPANGGSTNFGFNAGYSGTNANPTSFSLNGTACQ; encoded by the coding sequence ATGACTCACAATCGAATTCGAATGTCTGATGTAAAACAGAGGGCAATTTCAATTTTAGGGGTGCTGGTGCTTGCTTCGATCCTGGTATCTTCCCTGGGCATTTCGGGGAGTTCTGTCGCTGCGGCTGGCACACCTGTGGTATTTCGAGTGGATGCGAATGGGAACCTCACCGCAAACGGTGTGGCTTTTCGCGTTAAGGGTGGATCATGGTTTGGGCTTCAGGGGCGGCACGAACCATCTTCTGACCCCACCAATCCAAGCGGCGCCCCGATGGAACAGTATATGGGCAATGTTTTTTGGAACTCTAGCACGCGCACATATGCAGGGGATGTGGCCGAGTTCAAAGCCATGGGCATCAATGTAGTAAGACTTCCATTGGTTACTCAAACCTTGACCGGCACCGACCCGCAAGGTATGGCCCCATACCTAAAGAATACGGAATCGGTTCGTATTGCCAATTCACGGCTGGCACTTGAGACAGTCATCAAGGAGTTGGACGCGGCTGGCATTTACGTACTGCTTGATATTCACTCCTGCTCCAACTATGTGGACTGGAGAAAGGGTCGCTTGGATGCGCGTCCGCCGTGGGTTGACGCTACCCGCGAGAACTATGATTTCAAACGCGAGGACTCATCCTGCGCGGCAACAAACAACCCGAGCACTGTCACTCGTATTCAGGCATATGACGAGACGAAGTGGTTAGCTGATCTGCGAACACTGGCGGGCTTGAGCTCATCACTTGGTGTCAGTAACATCCTAGGCATTGATATCTTCAATGAGCCTTGGGATTACACCTGGACAGAGTGGAAGACACTCTCTGAACATGCCTATACTGCAATCAATGAAGTGAACCCCAATATCCTGATCTTCGTCGAAGGTATTTCAGCCACAGCCGGCAATCAGGATGGTACGCCCACCACCATCACTCAGGTACCGTATGGCGGCCGTATTGTTCCCAACTGGGGTGGAAACCTGTATGAAGCTGGCGCTAATCCGCCTAACATTCCGAAAGACCGTCTGGTATTTTCACCGCATGTGTATGGACCATCTGTGTTCGTGGGTCAACAGTTCGCGGACCCGGCTCAACCCGCATGCGCAGGGTTGGAAGGCGATGCTTTCGGTGATGCGAAATGTAATATCGTGATCAACCCGACACTGCTCCGCCAGGGTTGGGATGACCACTGGGGTTACCTGAAGGCTCAAGGATATGCGGTTGTCATCGGTGAATTCGGCGGCAATATGGATTGGCCAAAAGGCAAAGCTAACTTGCGTGACCAAGCCCGCTACGGATATCTGACAGATAATACGACCGACGAACAATGGCAAAACGCCTTTGTGGATTACCTGATCGAAAAAGGCATTGCCGATACGATCTACTGGTCCATCAACCCGGAATCTGGCGATACCGGCGGCCTTTACACAACCCCCTACGACCCGGTTTCAAACACCAGCGGCTGGGGTGCATGGGGTCCTCTCGATGCTAGAAAAATGACCCTGGTACGCAGACTGTGGAATGTTCCTGTTGTTGCCGGGCCCACACTTACCCCAACGTTCACTCCAACTGCCTGCCCGAGTTGCCCAACGAACACGCCAACGCGCACACCAAGCCCGACCATCACGAATACGATCACCATGACCCCGGTCAATGGTACGTTGAAAGTACAACTCACTGGTGGCACGGATAACACTCAGCAGTCGGCAGTGAACCTTCGCGTTCGAAACATCGGCACCACTGCAGTATCCAATGTATCGATGCGCATCTACTTCACGCTTGATGGCTCGCAACCTGCATCTGCCTATGTGCTTGAAAAATACTACGATCAATCGAGCGCGGCAACGATCAGTGGGCCAACCCTTCTCTCTGGCTCAACGTACTACTTCACCATCAGCTACGGGACGGCCTCTCTTGCGGCTGGCAGTTCTTGGGATTTCAACACGGCCATCCATTTGAGTGGCTGGGGCAGCAATTACTCATCCAGCAATGACTGGTGGCGCGCCACCGGTACATTGCCCACCAGCTACACCGATTGGGCAACCATACCAGCCTATGTGAATGGCTCCATCTCTTGGGGCACGGAACCAGGCGGCAGTCCTGTGACACCGGTCACACCCACCAATACTTCGGTGACCCCGACTGCTACCTTCACACGTACACCCACTGCCACGTTCACAAATACACCTGTGACGAATACTCCCACGCGAACCAACACGCCTTCCATCACACCGACGGCTTCGCGGACCAATACGCCAAGCGCAACTCCATCTCGCACAAATACGCCATCGATCACACCGACCGCATCACGCACCAATACGCCTACCAATACACCCACCACTCCGACAACGGCTACTTGTAGCGTGACATACACCAACCAAAATGATTGGGGAAGTGGCTTTACGGCGAATGTGACCATCAAGAACAACGGTACGTCAGCAATCAATGGATGGACATTGACTTGGACGTTCGCTGGCAATCAAACCATCTCAAACCTGTGGAATGGTTCCTACACCCAAAGTGGGAAGAACGTTTCGGTAAAGGATCTGGGATACAACGCAAACATCCCTGCCAATGGCGGCTCTACCAATTTTGGTTTCAATGCCGGCTACAGCGGCACGAACGCCAACCCGACCAGCTTCTCGCTTAACGGAACGGCTTGTCAGTAA
- a CDS encoding NAD-dependent epimerase/dehydratase family protein, whose protein sequence is MILVTGATGFIGRVLVRHLTETGQQVRVLLRPSPQSPRLPKGVPVEVAVVSLNDERGLRAAFRGVNQVYHLASAASQGRRGNLLTADIEGTRTLAQVAASSDVERFVFLSHLGADRASAFPVQKSKGIAEEHIRKSGVPHTIIRSSVVFGPDDGFTSSLAYILRYTPGIVPLPGGGKTLLQPLWVEDLVTCLIWTLQNPEMVNQTYEIGGGEYFTLRQVVETIMSVTHTRRLIVPLPPPYMRVLVVLLDSFAHHLNASTYWLDYVAVNRTCPVENLPRTFGLMPARFAYRLNYLERKPRAHRSPETFRPSR, encoded by the coding sequence ATGATTCTCGTTACCGGCGCTACCGGGTTTATCGGACGCGTCCTCGTGCGCCACCTCACCGAAACAGGACAACAAGTCCGCGTATTGCTTCGTCCATCCCCTCAGTCACCACGCCTGCCCAAAGGCGTTCCCGTGGAAGTGGCAGTGGTGAGTCTCAACGATGAGCGTGGTCTGCGCGCTGCCTTTCGCGGTGTGAATCAGGTCTATCATCTCGCCAGCGCCGCATCTCAGGGACGCCGAGGCAATCTTCTCACTGCAGATATCGAAGGCACGCGTACGCTCGCACAAGTTGCCGCAAGCTCAGATGTGGAACGATTCGTTTTCCTCAGTCATCTCGGTGCAGACCGTGCATCCGCATTCCCTGTTCAAAAATCAAAAGGCATTGCCGAGGAACACATCCGCAAGAGCGGAGTTCCCCACACCATCATCCGCTCATCCGTTGTGTTTGGCCCTGATGATGGCTTCACATCTTCACTGGCATATATTCTTCGTTACACACCCGGTATCGTCCCACTCCCAGGCGGAGGAAAAACACTGCTCCAACCGCTTTGGGTGGAAGACCTTGTCACCTGTTTGATCTGGACATTGCAAAACCCAGAGATGGTCAATCAGACATACGAGATCGGTGGCGGTGAATATTTCACTTTGCGACAAGTCGTTGAAACCATCATGAGCGTTACACATACGCGTCGGCTGATCGTGCCGCTCCCACCGCCTTACATGCGTGTCCTCGTCGTATTACTGGATTCGTTTGCACATCACCTCAATGCGTCCACCTATTGGCTCGATTATGTCGCCGTCAATCGCACCTGTCCCGTTGAAAATTTGCCGCGCACATTCGGCCTCATGCCCGCACGCTTTGCCTATCGCCTAAATTACCTCGAACGCAAACCCCGCGCACACAGGAGTCCAGAAACCTTCCGCCCTTCGCGTTAA